CCGAAAGGCATGGAGGGTACTTCCCGCTGGAGGCTGAGAGTCGCAGGCACCCCTGGCACATTTGGAAACCAGGACTCTTGCCGTTCCCATGGCCCTGGGCCCCCTCCTTAGGTCCTGAAAGCTACTCTCTGGTGGCTGCGCAGGCACTGTCGGAGGCGGGGATCCGGGATCCGGAGCTGGAGACTTCGGGAGCCCAGTCTCTCCCGGGGCTGTAAAGTTCCACCCGCGCTCAGGTTGGGTTGGCTCAGCTGAGGCTGCTTCTCTTCCACGGACGGTCGCGCGCGGGGCCGAGAGACAAGGCTGTCTCAGGGCCCCTTTTGTTCCTCACGCTTCTTCCTGTCTGGGGGCGGCCTGGGATGCCACCAAAGTGCTGGGGCCCCAGCCTTTATGCCCCCTCTTTCCAGTGGCCGGAGTCGATTTGGTGGTGCCCTCCGGGACTTGGTGGCGAGGGACCGAGGCGAAAACGCCCAGGCACCAAAAGGGGCTCGGCCCAGGTTCTTTCCTCTCCAGCAACCCCGCGTCCCAAGCTCAGGGGCGCGCAAAGGCGCTAGCACAAGAGCCGGGGACGAATTCGGGGCGCGCCCTGGGATCCGAAGCCGGCTAGGGCAGCCTTGGAGAGCCGGACTGTGTGTGCAGTGCGCCCCGCTCCACCGCTGAGATTGGCTGTGTgtgggattttgtgtgtgtgtgagaaataaatgctcaGGCGTTTGCAAAGCTCCCGGCTCCCCTGAAGCTGCAGAAGCCCCCCGGATGGGGGCAGGCGGGGGAGAAAAGTTGGGGAGCAGGCGAAGGCAAGGGGGCAAAGCCGAGGGAGGTTGCGGTGCTGGCCTGGTCCCTGCCCAGGCGTCTACTCGCCCGCCTTTGCCTCAGCGTCCTCCCCGCTGGGCTGTGTGGAATTGatgagtttattttcctttttccacttcATGCGGCGGTTCTGGAACCAGATCTTGATCTGGCGCTCGGTGAGGCAGAGCGCGTTGGCGATCTCAATGCGGCGGCGCCGCGTCAGGTAGCGGTTGAAGTGGAACTCCTTCTCCAGCTCCAGCGTCTGGTAGCGCGTGTAGGTCTGGCGGCCTCGGCGCCCGTGACTTCCATACACGGCACCTGCGGGCAGAAATGGCCGGGCGCCAGTGAACCAGGAGGATCCCGGCCGCCGAACCAGTCAgacccgcgccccgcgcccctgGCCTCTAAGCTGGAAACCACCCCTCTCCACTCCAGCCTCTTTCACTGTGTCTAAGGCCGAAAGCGGGAAGGATGGGAGAAGATTATTTCATACCAAGCGAGATGTTTTCCACCTAAGACAACCTGAAGTGAGAActtattgtttttgaaaaatctgcTCTGCAAGAAAACCATTACAGGCAAAAGGAATAGAATGAGCATTCTTAATTCAGGGTACCTGGGTCGTGTTTTTGTGGGAGTGCAGAGCTTGTGTCTGGAAGTGATGGGTGTGGAGCCCTGTGAGTAGGGTAGACACTCGGAACTCACACACGAATCTCTGTGAAGGTGTTACTGTGGCCAGACATGTCAGGACTCAACatgtttttttggaaaatgaaaactgGTCAGCCCTCTCAAATCTTTGCAAACGCCCCCAAATTGTATGGCCCTTCTGCGAAATGCAGAGCTCCcttggaacaaaacaaaacaaaacaaaacaacacaaggCTTTTAAAGCAAAACACTAGAAGCTTAAAAATCTGCACTGGGTTCTGTCCTAGGATTCTCTGTTGAGTTTTTGGAAACCAGAGGCAAAGGGATGGAGCTATGGGCCATCTGGGGTTTCTGGAAATGTAGGACTGTGATGGGCTATCTGTTCTGGTGCCAAAGGAACCCAAGGTTGGGGGGCTCCCCCCAGGCTGGGTGTGTGAGACTCAGGCAGGGCCTCAAAAGGAGGCAGAAGTTGGCTAAGAGTGAGCAGTTGagtggaagggggaggagggaagggaggagaaagaggaaaaaaaaaatcctgaggcTGGGGATGTGGCCCTCCAAGGCTTTGGGGAGACACTGGAAGAGGCCAAGTGAGAGCCTCTAACTACATGGGGTTTTgaagggcagaaaggagagggatTGGGGGGTGAAGGGGAATGATCAGTGATGGGTGCAGAAGGCCATCTTCTACTTGGGGATCTGTGCAGGGTGTTTCCAGGGGGAAGTGTGGGCAGgcactccctcccctccagcctcacTCTCTGTTCAGGTTGCCCCTGTCACAGGGTCTCACGTAGGGTGGCAGTGACCCCTCTCGATCCCCTAGGGTGTCACCTTACATGGACACCAGTGCCGTGCCTTCACTCTGCCACAGCTTGATTGCCTCAGTGGGAATgggttagttttcttttttctttctttttctttaatctcttaaaaaagccaaagaaactttgttcattctttcctcctttctctccatttcctctttctaATTTCcgtctcctccttccttccttctttccctgcccccttccccctctccctccactctcTTGGGGGGGGCTGCAGGGAAATGCCTTACCCGCGCAGGAGTTCATCCGCTGCATCCAGGGGTAAACAGGGCTCGTGTACTTCCGGTCGGTGCCTTCGTCATGGAGGGCTTTGCCCGGCACGCTGCTGCTGTCGGGTTTGTACTGCTGCTCGGGAGAAAAGTGCAGGTAGTCCCCGGGGCCCCTCTGCTTGCCACTGCCTGAGGGCGAGGCGCCACTGAGGTCCTTATCAGAATAGAAACACGAGGCCCCGTACTCGTAGGACGCCCGGTTGCAGGCCAGGACCGAGTTGGACTGTTGGTAGAAACAAGGTGAGGTGTACGTCTTGTCCGGGAGGCTCGACGCCCCGTACGAGGCCGGGAAGGGCCTCAGCGCGTCATAGCCAGCCGGGTAGAGGGGCAGCTGGCCCAAGAAGGAGTCCTGGCCGCTGGGCAGGCTCCCGGGGAAAGTGGGATTCACAAAATAGGAACTCATTTGCGCGCCCCTCTGCAGGACTGTGATTTGTTGTGTATTAGTACATCTGGCTATAACTATTAGTAGTCATCGAACTGGTTTGTTTCTGGATGGCCGAACGCCAAAAGCGACAGCAGCAAATCGCACCAGCTGACGCGGCGGCGGCCAATGGGAGCGAGCGCTGGAGCCCGCTCCCCGGGGACCGCGGCGACCGAGGCAGCAAAGTTACAAACAGCCCccagcccgcccgcccgccgcccgccgcccgcccggcAGATTAATGGGCGCGCACAGCCAGCCGGCCCGGCTCTCTTTCCGAACGCCAGCGGCGGGCACGGCCCGGGCAGGGGCGTGCGAATCAGGCCGGGGTAGGGGCACTAGAG
The Panthera uncia isolate 11264 chromosome A2, Puncia_PCG_1.0, whole genome shotgun sequence genome window above contains:
- the HOXA6 gene encoding homeobox protein Hox-A6, yielding MSSYFVNPTFPGSLPSGQDSFLGQLPLYPAGYDALRPFPASYGASSLPDKTYTSPCFYQQSNSVLACNRASYEYGASCFYSDKDLSGASPSGSGKQRGPGDYLHFSPEQQYKPDSSSVPGKALHDEGTDRKYTSPVYPWMQRMNSCAGAVYGSHGRRGRQTYTRYQTLELEKEFHFNRYLTRRRRIEIANALCLTERQIKIWFQNRRMKWKKENKLINSTQPSGEDAEAKAGE